One Nocardioides luti DNA window includes the following coding sequences:
- a CDS encoding carboxyl transferase domain-containing protein, with the protein MSAHPGEGTDVPEDIDIHTTAGKLADLERRLDEAVHAGSAKAVEKQHAKGRQTARERIEQLFDEGSFVELDELARHRSVAFGLEKNRPYGDGVVTGYGTIDGRQVCVFSQDFTVFGGSLGEVYGEKIVKVMDLAIKTGCPIIGINEGAGARIQEGVVSLGLYGEIFRRNVHASGVIPQISMIMGSCAGGHVYSPAVTDFTIMVDGTSNMFITGPDVIKTVTGEDVSMEDLGGARTHNTKSGNAHYMGSDEADAIEYVKALLSYLPQNNLDEPVVYPEFELGQGVLDVSDLDRSLDVLIPDSPNQPYDMHDVITAVMDDEEFLEVMPLFAPNILIGYGRVEGRPVGVVANQPMQFAGTLDIDASEKAARFVRTCDAFNIPVLTFVDVPGFLPGTDQEWNGIIRRGAKLIYAYAEATVPLVTIITRKAYGGAYDVMGSKHLGADVNLAWPTAQIAVMGAQGAANIVHRKTLAKVEKEGGDVEAKRAQLIDEYETTLANPYVAAERGYVDAVIRPHETRIEIVRALRLLRSKREVLPAKKHGNIPL; encoded by the coding sequence GTGAGCGCACACCCGGGTGAAGGCACCGACGTCCCCGAGGACATCGACATCCACACGACCGCCGGCAAGCTGGCCGACCTGGAGCGACGGCTCGACGAAGCCGTCCACGCCGGGTCCGCCAAGGCCGTCGAGAAGCAGCACGCCAAGGGCCGCCAGACGGCCCGCGAGCGCATCGAGCAGCTCTTCGACGAGGGCTCCTTCGTCGAGCTCGACGAGCTGGCGCGGCACCGCTCCGTGGCGTTCGGCCTCGAGAAGAACCGCCCGTACGGCGACGGCGTCGTGACCGGCTACGGCACGATCGACGGCCGGCAGGTCTGCGTCTTCTCCCAGGACTTCACGGTCTTCGGCGGCTCCCTCGGCGAGGTCTACGGCGAGAAGATCGTCAAGGTGATGGACCTCGCCATCAAGACCGGCTGCCCGATCATCGGCATCAACGAGGGTGCGGGGGCGCGCATCCAGGAGGGTGTCGTCTCGCTCGGTCTGTACGGCGAGATCTTCCGCCGCAACGTGCACGCCTCGGGCGTCATCCCACAGATCTCGATGATCATGGGCTCCTGCGCCGGCGGGCACGTCTACTCCCCCGCGGTCACCGACTTCACGATCATGGTCGACGGCACCTCCAACATGTTCATCACCGGGCCCGACGTCATCAAGACCGTCACCGGCGAGGACGTCTCGATGGAGGACCTCGGCGGCGCGCGCACGCACAACACCAAGTCCGGCAACGCCCACTACATGGGCTCGGACGAGGCTGACGCCATCGAGTACGTCAAGGCGCTGCTGTCCTACCTGCCGCAGAACAACCTCGACGAGCCGGTCGTCTACCCCGAGTTCGAGCTGGGCCAGGGCGTCCTCGACGTCTCCGACCTCGACCGCTCGCTCGACGTGCTGATCCCGGACTCCCCCAACCAGCCCTACGACATGCACGACGTGATCACGGCGGTGATGGACGACGAGGAGTTCCTCGAGGTCATGCCGCTGTTCGCGCCGAACATCCTCATCGGCTACGGCCGGGTCGAGGGCCGCCCCGTCGGCGTCGTCGCGAACCAGCCGATGCAGTTCGCGGGCACGCTCGACATCGACGCCTCCGAGAAGGCCGCCCGCTTCGTGCGGACCTGCGACGCCTTCAACATCCCGGTCCTCACCTTCGTCGACGTCCCCGGCTTCCTGCCCGGCACCGACCAGGAGTGGAACGGCATCATCCGCCGTGGCGCCAAGCTGATCTACGCCTACGCCGAGGCGACCGTCCCGCTCGTCACGATCATCACCCGCAAGGCGTACGGCGGGGCCTACGACGTCATGGGCTCCAAGCACCTCGGTGCCGACGTCAACCTGGCCTGGCCGACCGCCCAGATCGCCGTGATGGGCGCCCAGGGCGCCGCCAACATCGTCCACCGCAAGACGCTCGCCAAGGTCGAGAAGGAGGGCGGCGACGTCGAGGCGAAGCGCGCCCAGCTCATCGACGAGTACGAGACCACGCTGGCCAACCCGTACGTCGCCGCCGAGCGCGGCTACGTCGACGCGGTGATCCGGCCGCACGAGACCCGCATCGAGATCGTCCGGGCGCTGCGCCTGCTGCGCTCCAAGCGGGAGGTCCTGCCCGCGAAGAAGCACGGGAACATCCCGCTCTGA
- a CDS encoding biotin--[acetyl-CoA-carboxylase] ligase yields MTSDLPARPPLDVPRLTAAAAVEVVAATPSTNALAVARAREGAAEGLVVVTEHQTAGRGRLDRTWETPERAALTFSVLLRPEVPAARWPWLPLLTGYVVGEVLREHGADAGVKWPNDVLVGPLKLVGILVERVDSPSGPAAVVGIGINVTTTRAELPVETATSLALEGVDVDRSDLLLALVARLLGEYAAWQRDPGTTLRAAYEQACVTIGREVRVELPTGAPLTGTATGIDAGGRLLVRGPDGETAVGAGDVVHVRAVGGGSSGG; encoded by the coding sequence ATGACCTCCGACCTGCCCGCTCGCCCACCCCTCGATGTCCCGCGGCTCACCGCGGCCGCTGCCGTGGAGGTGGTCGCGGCGACGCCCTCGACCAACGCGCTCGCCGTCGCCCGCGCCCGCGAGGGCGCCGCGGAGGGCCTCGTCGTCGTGACCGAGCACCAGACCGCCGGCCGCGGCCGGCTGGACCGCACCTGGGAGACCCCGGAGCGGGCGGCCCTGACCTTCTCGGTGCTGCTCCGTCCCGAGGTGCCCGCGGCCCGGTGGCCGTGGCTGCCGCTGCTGACGGGGTACGTCGTCGGCGAGGTGCTGCGCGAGCACGGGGCGGACGCCGGGGTGAAGTGGCCCAACGACGTCCTCGTGGGTCCGCTCAAGCTGGTGGGGATCCTGGTCGAGCGCGTCGACAGCCCCAGCGGCCCCGCCGCCGTCGTCGGCATCGGCATCAACGTCACGACGACGCGCGCCGAGCTGCCGGTCGAGACCGCCACCTCGCTGGCCCTCGAGGGCGTCGACGTCGACCGGAGCGACCTGCTCCTCGCGCTCGTCGCGCGCCTGCTGGGGGAGTACGCCGCGTGGCAGCGCGACCCCGGCACGACCCTGCGGGCGGCGTACGAGCAGGCGTGCGTGACGATCGGCCGCGAGGTCCGCGTCGAGCTGCCGACCGGCGCCCCGCTGACCGGGACCGCGACCGGCATCGACGCCGGCGGGCGGCTGCTCGTGCGCGGCCCGGACGGCGAGACGGCCGTCGGTGCCGGCGACGTGGTGCACGTCCGGGCGGTCGGCGGCGGCTCGTCCGGGGGCTGA
- a CDS encoding PH domain-containing protein encodes MAISQKLLNDGETVVISTRTHPKALLGPLFWLVVVLAVAVVATQYIDNGTADLVVWVLAAAAVVWLVLRPLLVWLTASYTITNRRLITRHGVLTRRGHDIPLSRISDVSYELGLIDRMLGCGTLVISDASTNGRVALPDIPHVEETQRRLNQLLHEMNDPSPRHDGA; translated from the coding sequence GTGGCCATCTCGCAGAAACTGCTCAACGACGGCGAGACCGTCGTCATCAGCACCCGCACGCACCCCAAGGCCCTGCTGGGCCCGCTGTTCTGGCTGGTCGTCGTGCTCGCGGTCGCCGTCGTGGCGACGCAGTACATCGACAACGGCACCGCCGACCTGGTCGTCTGGGTCCTGGCGGCCGCGGCCGTGGTCTGGCTCGTGCTGCGACCGCTGCTCGTCTGGCTGACCGCGTCGTACACCATCACCAACCGCCGGCTGATCACCCGCCACGGCGTGCTGACCCGGCGCGGGCACGACATCCCGCTGTCGCGGATCAGCGACGTGTCCTACGAGCTCGGGCTGATCGACCGGATGCTCGGCTGCGGCACGCTCGTCATCAGCGACGCCAGCACCAACGGTCGCGTCGCGCTGCCGGACATCCCGCACGTCGAGGAGACCCAGCGCCGCCTCAACCAGCTGCTCCACGAGATGAACGACCCGTCGCCGCGACATGACGGCGCCTGA
- a CDS encoding adenylate/guanylate cyclase domain-containing protein encodes MTAPEPEGVGEELERAILGERPAFNANEVASETGVTIEEARRLWRALGFPEHGMATAFTHADVGAVSTLTELVGSGLLDFDTAVNLTRAVGQTMARLADWEVATLLHRIEQLEQGDQSTGSRAGSATRMVDELSGPFEELLLYAWRRHLAAAVARIEALGANEEDLHTTQLTVGFADIVSFTALSNQLSQDKIGDLVEVFESRCADVVAAQRGRVIKSIGDSVLFVNDDPIRAFDTAEGIISVIGRDARMPDVRLGLASGSVVMRLGDVFGPPVNMAARLTAVARRNRVIIDADTAALLPGDQFETRRLPARPVRGFGLVEPVAVRRH; translated from the coding sequence ATGACGGCGCCTGAGCCGGAGGGAGTCGGCGAGGAGCTCGAGCGCGCGATCCTCGGTGAGCGGCCGGCGTTCAACGCGAACGAGGTGGCGTCCGAGACCGGCGTGACGATCGAGGAGGCCCGTCGGCTCTGGCGTGCCCTCGGATTCCCCGAGCACGGGATGGCCACCGCGTTCACGCACGCCGACGTCGGCGCGGTCTCGACCCTGACCGAGCTGGTGGGCTCCGGGCTGCTGGACTTCGACACGGCGGTCAACCTGACCCGGGCGGTCGGCCAGACCATGGCCCGGCTCGCCGACTGGGAGGTCGCGACGCTGCTGCACCGCATCGAGCAGCTCGAGCAGGGCGACCAGTCGACCGGCAGCCGGGCCGGCTCCGCGACCCGGATGGTCGACGAGCTGAGCGGTCCCTTCGAGGAGCTGCTCCTCTACGCCTGGCGCCGGCACCTCGCGGCCGCGGTCGCGCGGATCGAGGCGCTCGGGGCGAACGAGGAGGACCTGCACACCACGCAGCTGACCGTCGGGTTCGCCGACATCGTCAGCTTCACCGCGCTCTCCAACCAGCTCAGCCAGGACAAGATCGGCGACCTCGTCGAGGTCTTCGAGTCCCGCTGCGCCGACGTCGTGGCCGCGCAGCGCGGCCGGGTGATCAAGAGCATCGGCGACTCGGTCCTGTTCGTGAACGACGACCCGATCCGGGCGTTCGACACCGCCGAGGGGATCATCAGCGTGATCGGCCGCGACGCGCGGATGCCCGACGTGCGCCTGGGCCTGGCGAGCGGCTCCGTCGTGATGCGGCTCGGCGACGTCTTCGGCCCGCCGGTCAACATGGCCGCGCGGCTCACCGCCGTGGCGCGGCGCAACCGCGTGATCATCGACGCCGACACCGCGGCCCTGCTGCCCGGCGACCAGTTCGAGACCCGGCGGCTGCCGGCCCGGCCGGTGCGCGGCTTCGGGCTCGTCGAGCCCGTCGCCGTACGCCGGCACTGA
- a CDS encoding winged helix-turn-helix domain-containing protein: protein MFEVQGIRVDPDERRAWRGAEEVALSRKEFDLVHALIARAGDIVSRDELMRDVWHTNFWTSSKTIDVHLGWVRRKLGDDSRHPHLITTIRGQGLRFETEDTTRQPGVPPALR from the coding sequence GTGTTCGAGGTGCAGGGGATCCGGGTGGACCCGGACGAGCGGCGCGCGTGGCGGGGTGCCGAGGAGGTGGCCCTGTCGCGCAAGGAGTTCGACCTCGTGCACGCCCTGATCGCCCGGGCGGGCGACATCGTCAGCCGCGACGAGCTGATGCGCGACGTCTGGCACACGAACTTCTGGACCTCCTCGAAGACCATCGACGTCCACCTCGGGTGGGTGCGGCGCAAGCTCGGCGACGACAGCCGGCACCCGCACCTGATCACGACGATCCGCGGCCAGGGTCTGCGCTTCGAGACCGAGGACACCACGCGGCAGCCCGGCGTACCCCCCGCACTACGCTGA
- a CDS encoding 5-(carboxyamino)imidazole ribonucleotide synthase — MPDSAPTLAVIGGGQLARMMAQPAIALGLPLRLLAEAEGVSAAQVIPDQLVGDYRDLATLRAVTAGCQVVTFDHEHVPTEHLHALQDDGIAVRPGPEALVHAQDKGVMRERLAELGVPCPRNAIVTSVDDVAAFGFPCVLKTTRGGYDGKGVWFVRSADDCALPFRAAEQAGVRLLAEELVDFRRELSALVARSPSGQAAAYPVVASTQKDGICHEVVAPAPDLSEALSGQAQEIALRIAGALDVTGILAVELFETTDGRILVNELAMRPHNTGHWTQDGSVTSQFENHLRAVLDLPLGSPATRARWTVMVNILGADHGPDHRGVGRLYDGFPHAMARDPRLRVHLYGKELRPGRKVGHVNAYGDDLDDCLERARHAAAWFRGDLGNESE, encoded by the coding sequence GTGCCCGACTCCGCCCCGACCCTCGCCGTCATCGGTGGCGGGCAGCTCGCCCGGATGATGGCGCAGCCCGCGATCGCCCTCGGTCTGCCGCTCCGCCTCCTCGCCGAGGCCGAGGGCGTCTCCGCCGCCCAGGTGATCCCCGACCAGCTGGTCGGCGACTACCGCGACCTCGCCACGCTGCGCGCCGTGACCGCCGGCTGCCAGGTGGTGACCTTCGACCACGAGCACGTGCCCACCGAGCACCTCCACGCCCTGCAGGACGACGGGATCGCCGTGCGTCCCGGGCCCGAGGCGCTCGTGCACGCCCAGGACAAGGGCGTCATGCGCGAGCGGCTCGCCGAGCTGGGCGTCCCCTGCCCGCGCAACGCCATCGTGACGAGCGTCGACGACGTGGCGGCGTTCGGCTTTCCCTGCGTCCTCAAGACGACGCGGGGCGGGTACGACGGCAAGGGGGTGTGGTTCGTGCGGTCGGCCGACGACTGCGCGCTGCCGTTCCGCGCCGCCGAGCAGGCGGGGGTGCGGCTGCTGGCCGAGGAGCTCGTCGACTTCCGCCGCGAGCTGTCCGCGCTGGTCGCCCGGTCGCCGAGCGGCCAGGCCGCGGCGTACCCCGTCGTCGCCTCGACCCAGAAGGACGGCATCTGCCACGAGGTCGTCGCCCCGGCACCGGACCTGTCCGAGGCGCTGTCCGGACAGGCCCAGGAGATCGCGCTGCGCATCGCCGGTGCCCTCGACGTCACCGGCATCCTGGCCGTCGAGCTCTTCGAGACCACCGACGGCCGGATCCTCGTCAACGAGCTGGCCATGCGCCCGCACAACACCGGCCACTGGACCCAGGACGGCAGCGTCACGTCGCAGTTCGAGAACCACCTCCGTGCGGTGCTCGACCTGCCGCTCGGCTCGCCGGCCACCCGGGCCCGGTGGACCGTGATGGTGAACATCCTCGGCGCCGACCACGGTCCGGACCACCGGGGTGTCGGCCGGCTCTACGACGGCTTCCCGCACGCGATGGCGCGCGACCCGCGGCTGCGGGTGCACCTGTACGGCAAGGAGTTACGCCCTGGGCGAAAGGTCGGCCACGTCAACGCCTACGGGGACGACCTCGATGATTGCCTCGAGCGAGCGCGGCACGCCGCCGCCTGGTTCCGGGGCGACCTGGGCAACGAGAGTGAGTGA
- the purE gene encoding 5-(carboxyamino)imidazole ribonucleotide mutase: protein MATSVETDGTTPRVGIVMGSDSDWPVMKAAGEALTELGVAFEADVVSAHRMPDEMLAYGRDAAGRGLSVIIAGAGGAAHLPGMLASVTPLPVIGVPVPLKHLDGMDSLLSIVQMPAGVPVATVGVGNARNAGLLAARILGVADPALLQRMVDFQTELAATAREKGKAVRGEASHKLGF, encoded by the coding sequence ATGGCCACGTCCGTCGAGACCGATGGCACGACACCGCGCGTCGGCATCGTGATGGGGTCGGACTCCGACTGGCCGGTGATGAAGGCGGCCGGTGAGGCGCTGACCGAGCTGGGCGTCGCCTTCGAGGCCGACGTCGTGTCCGCGCACCGGATGCCCGACGAGATGCTGGCCTACGGCCGCGACGCCGCGGGCCGCGGCCTGTCGGTGATCATCGCCGGCGCCGGGGGAGCCGCGCACCTGCCCGGGATGCTGGCGTCCGTGACGCCGCTGCCGGTGATCGGCGTCCCCGTGCCGCTCAAGCACCTGGACGGCATGGACTCCCTGCTGTCGATCGTGCAGATGCCGGCCGGCGTCCCCGTCGCCACCGTCGGGGTCGGCAACGCCCGCAACGCCGGCCTGCTCGCTGCCCGGATCCTGGGGGTGGCCGACCCGGCGCTCCTGCAGCGGATGGTCGACTTCCAGACCGAGCTGGCCGCCACCGCGCGCGAGAAGGGCAAGGCCGTGCGCGGCGAGGCGTCGCACAAGCTCGGCTTCTGA
- the arfB gene encoding alternative ribosome rescue aminoacyl-tRNA hydrolase ArfB, whose protein sequence is MSRPGEDLAVPSGPGLPRGLVVPAAELVERFSRSPGPGGQSVNTSDTRVELVYDVAASSALDDRQRERVLAALAGQLVGDTVVVVASEHRSQHRNRVAARERLAELLRTALAPPPAPRRATRPTRGSQRRRLEAKKQRGRTKSLRGRVTGE, encoded by the coding sequence GTGAGCCGACCCGGGGAGGACCTGGCGGTGCCGTCCGGCCCCGGTCTCCCCCGCGGGCTCGTCGTGCCCGCCGCCGAGCTCGTCGAGCGGTTCTCCCGCTCGCCCGGTCCCGGCGGACAGTCGGTCAACACGAGCGACACCCGCGTCGAGCTGGTGTACGACGTGGCCGCCTCGTCGGCGCTGGACGACCGGCAGCGGGAGCGCGTGCTGGCCGCCCTGGCCGGTCAGCTCGTGGGCGACACCGTGGTGGTGGTCGCCTCGGAGCACCGCTCCCAGCACCGCAACCGGGTCGCCGCCCGCGAGCGGCTCGCGGAGCTGCTCCGCACCGCGCTCGCCCCGCCCCCGGCACCCCGGCGCGCCACGCGACCCACCCGGGGCTCGCAGCGGCGCCGGCTGGAGGCCAAGAAGCAGCGCGGTCGGACCAAGTCGCTGCGGGGCCGGGTCACCGGCGAGTAG
- a CDS encoding CoA-binding protein, translating into MGDWQDPEAVRFMLDDCETWAVVGLSGDPTRTAYGIAELLQSRGKRIVPIHPAAPVVLGEQGYATLAEVPFPVDVVDVFRRSEAAGEFADQAVAVGARGVWLQLGVVDEDAFARTRAAGVPMVMDTCPAIEWRRR; encoded by the coding sequence ATGGGTGACTGGCAGGACCCCGAGGCGGTCCGGTTCATGCTCGACGACTGCGAGACCTGGGCGGTCGTCGGGCTCTCCGGCGACCCCACGCGCACGGCGTACGGCATCGCGGAGCTCCTGCAGTCGCGCGGCAAGCGGATCGTGCCGATCCACCCGGCCGCGCCCGTGGTGCTCGGCGAGCAGGGGTACGCCACGCTGGCCGAGGTCCCCTTCCCCGTCGACGTCGTCGACGTCTTCCGGCGCTCGGAGGCGGCCGGCGAGTTCGCCGACCAGGCGGTGGCCGTCGGCGCCCGCGGGGTGTGGCTCCAGCTGGGCGTGGTCGACGAGGACGCGTTCGCCCGCACCCGCGCCGCCGGCGTGCCGATGGTGATGGACACCTGCCCCGCCATCGAGTGGCGACGGCGGTGA
- a CDS encoding Ig-like domain repeat protein: protein MNVVTMSKRFAATGAVAALATTGLVGLSTTAAHADPVVTNTYSCSAAGTTFPVGLTTNAVGIEGFPTIAAGFTVPAGLLTVTNTFTIPDQVHSALGQFQVTSIAAPTFAGDFGGNQVHVAGISVTLAGMTQNADTSWSSDSTDTDGDAREGDGVNEDFVVPQAGVYDIFSPSSLDLVATTASGGSIPVSCTLAPSTTAGAYHHITVTKNKSATAEKVLGKMTHTKATKIKATVTTPGTSNKVPSGMVIVKKGSKTLGKGTLNAKGIATINLGKLKKGVYKKVVTVYKGDGYTTTSKSAPAKFTIK from the coding sequence ATGAACGTCGTCACCATGTCCAAGCGCTTCGCCGCCACCGGCGCCGTCGCCGCACTCGCGACCACCGGCCTGGTCGGCCTGAGCACCACCGCCGCCCACGCGGACCCGGTCGTCACCAACACCTACTCGTGCTCCGCTGCCGGGACCACCTTCCCGGTCGGCCTGACCACCAACGCCGTGGGCATCGAGGGCTTCCCGACGATCGCGGCCGGCTTCACGGTCCCTGCCGGGCTGCTGACGGTCACCAACACCTTCACCATCCCGGACCAGGTGCACTCTGCCCTGGGTCAGTTCCAGGTCACCTCGATCGCCGCCCCCACGTTCGCGGGCGACTTCGGCGGCAACCAGGTCCACGTGGCCGGCATCTCGGTCACCCTGGCGGGCATGACGCAGAACGCGGACACCTCGTGGAGCTCCGACTCCACGGACACGGACGGCGACGCCCGCGAGGGTGACGGGGTGAACGAGGACTTCGTGGTGCCGCAGGCCGGCGTCTACGACATCTTCTCGCCCTCGTCGCTGGACCTGGTCGCCACCACCGCCAGCGGCGGCAGCATCCCGGTCTCGTGCACCCTCGCGCCCAGCACCACGGCCGGTGCCTACCACCACATCACCGTGACCAAGAACAAGTCGGCCACGGCCGAGAAGGTCCTGGGCAAGATGACGCACACCAAGGCCACCAAGATCAAGGCCACGGTCACCACGCCCGGCACCAGCAACAAGGTCCCCAGCGGCATGGTCATCGTCAAGAAGGGCTCCAAGACCCTCGGCAAGGGCACGCTGAACGCCAAGGGCATCGCCACGATCAACCTGGGCAAGCTCAAGAAGGGTGTCTACAAGAAGGTCGTCACCGTCTATAAGGGCGACGGCTACACCACCACGAGCAAGTCGGCGCCGGCCAAGTTCACGATCAAGTGA
- a CDS encoding acyl-CoA dehydrogenase family protein, giving the protein MSSDFPLYALSEEHQAIREAVRAVCDAKVAPYAAAVDEEARYPQEAHDALLAADFHAPHVPEEYGGAGADALATVLVIEEVARACVSSSLIPAVNKLGSLPVQISGSEELKSHYLGKLAAGEGGFSYCLSEPDAGSDAVGMKTRAVRDGDEWVLNGVKRWITNAGVSEYYTVMAVTDPEKRSKGISAFVVEKSDEGVSFGAPEKKLGIKGSPTREVYLDNVRIPASRMIGAEGTGFETAMKTLDHTRVTIAAQAVGVAQGALDYALGYAQERKQFGTPIADFQGLQFLLADMGMKVEAARQMTYAAAGRSERGDKDLTFFGAAAKCFASDVAMEVTTNAVQVLGGYGYTRDYPVERMMRDAKITQIYEGTNQVQRIVMARQLLAGIQSEL; this is encoded by the coding sequence ATGAGCTCCGACTTCCCGCTGTACGCCCTCTCCGAGGAGCACCAGGCCATCCGCGAGGCCGTCCGCGCCGTCTGCGACGCCAAGGTGGCGCCGTACGCCGCCGCCGTGGACGAGGAGGCCCGCTACCCGCAGGAGGCGCACGACGCCCTGCTCGCCGCGGACTTCCACGCCCCGCACGTGCCAGAGGAGTACGGCGGCGCCGGGGCCGACGCCCTGGCGACCGTGCTCGTCATCGAGGAGGTGGCGCGCGCCTGCGTGAGCTCGTCGCTGATCCCGGCGGTGAACAAGCTCGGCTCGCTGCCGGTGCAGATCAGCGGCTCCGAGGAGCTCAAGAGCCACTACCTCGGCAAGCTCGCCGCGGGCGAGGGTGGCTTCTCCTACTGCCTCTCCGAGCCGGACGCCGGCTCGGACGCGGTCGGCATGAAGACCCGGGCCGTGCGCGACGGGGACGAGTGGGTCCTCAACGGCGTCAAGCGCTGGATCACCAACGCCGGCGTCTCGGAGTACTACACCGTCATGGCGGTCACGGACCCCGAGAAGCGCTCCAAGGGCATCTCGGCCTTCGTCGTCGAGAAGTCCGACGAGGGCGTCTCCTTTGGCGCGCCGGAGAAGAAGCTCGGCATCAAGGGCTCGCCGACCCGCGAGGTCTACCTCGACAACGTCCGGATCCCGGCGTCCCGGATGATCGGCGCCGAGGGCACCGGCTTCGAGACCGCGATGAAGACCCTCGACCACACCCGGGTCACCATCGCCGCCCAGGCTGTCGGTGTCGCCCAGGGCGCGCTCGACTACGCGCTGGGCTACGCCCAGGAGCGCAAGCAGTTCGGCACGCCGATCGCGGACTTCCAGGGCCTGCAGTTCCTGCTCGCCGACATGGGCATGAAGGTCGAGGCCGCCCGCCAGATGACCTACGCCGCCGCCGGTCGCTCGGAGCGCGGGGACAAGGACCTGACGTTCTTCGGTGCCGCGGCCAAGTGCTTCGCCTCCGACGTCGCCATGGAGGTCACCACCAACGCCGTCCAGGTGCTCGGCGGCTACGGCTACACCCGCGACTACCCCGTCGAGCGGATGATGCGCGACGCGAAGATCACGCAGATCTACGAAGGGACCAACCAGGTGCAGCGGATCGTGATGGCCCGCCAGCTGCTCGCCGGGATCCAGTCCGAGCTCTGA
- a CDS encoding alpha-hydroxy-acid oxidizing protein → MSEHTRRQFLEVAAATAAVSLIAPAASGEPGRPPAPAAPATPRSPAVPRLLASSPAPVGPGAPFGSYQSEIYIAGMSAGTEPIFTTNLSDLEVAAHDVLSAGARRHLRAWAGGAAAERANARALHAWRIVPRMFIDRSERDLTTTVLGVEMPAPVLLGPVGRQALAHPDGEVATARAASGLGLTYVHSERASRSLEEVAAAAPDGPRWFGLDWPDERDVDPVLLTRAQAAGCTHLLLSPPQPGQGWAALRDIRGTWDGPIVLGGLQHVSDARRAVRHGLDGIVVSNERGRRRPGVGGTIDALPRIADAVGGKLAVLFGAGARTGTDVFRSLALGADAVLVGRPYVHGLALAGEDGVRHMLRTLLAELEITLSIAGVGHHRDLDASALVHA, encoded by the coding sequence ATGTCCGAGCACACCCGTCGCCAGTTCCTCGAGGTCGCCGCCGCGACCGCCGCCGTCAGCCTCATCGCGCCGGCAGCGTCCGGCGAGCCCGGGCGACCGCCCGCCCCGGCGGCGCCCGCCACTCCCCGATCTCCCGCCGTACCCCGGCTCCTCGCGTCGTCGCCGGCCCCCGTCGGTCCGGGCGCCCCGTTCGGCAGCTACCAGTCCGAGATCTACATCGCCGGGATGAGCGCCGGCACCGAGCCGATCTTCACCACGAACCTGTCCGACCTCGAGGTCGCCGCCCACGACGTGCTCTCCGCGGGCGCCCGACGGCACCTGCGCGCCTGGGCGGGGGGCGCCGCCGCCGAGCGCGCCAACGCGCGGGCGCTGCACGCGTGGCGGATCGTCCCGCGGATGTTCATCGACCGCAGCGAACGCGACCTCACGACCACGGTGCTCGGCGTCGAGATGCCGGCCCCGGTCCTCCTCGGCCCGGTCGGACGCCAGGCCCTCGCCCACCCCGACGGCGAGGTCGCGACCGCCCGGGCGGCCTCGGGGCTGGGCCTCACCTACGTCCACTCCGAGCGGGCGAGCCGGTCGCTCGAGGAGGTCGCCGCGGCCGCGCCGGACGGCCCGCGTTGGTTCGGCCTGGACTGGCCGGACGAGCGCGACGTCGATCCCGTGCTGCTCACCCGGGCGCAGGCGGCCGGGTGCACCCACCTCCTGCTGTCGCCCCCGCAGCCCGGACAGGGCTGGGCGGCGCTCCGCGACATCCGCGGGACCTGGGACGGGCCGATCGTGCTCGGCGGCCTCCAGCACGTGTCCGACGCACGCCGGGCGGTCCGCCACGGTCTCGACGGCATCGTCGTCTCGAACGAGCGCGGGCGCCGTCGTCCCGGCGTCGGCGGGACGATCGACGCCCTGCCGCGGATCGCCGACGCGGTCGGGGGCAAGCTCGCGGTGCTCTTCGGCGCGGGGGCCCGGACGGGCACCGACGTGTTCCGGTCGCTGGCCCTCGGGGCCGACGCCGTCCTCGTCGGGCGACCGTACGTCCACGGCCTGGCGCTCGCCGGCGAGGACGGCGTCCGCCACATGCTCCGGACGCTCCTCGCCGAGCTCGAGATCACCCTCAGCATCGCCGGGGTCGGGCACCACCGCGACCTGGACGCGAGCGCCCTGGTCCACGCGTGA